The sequence below is a genomic window from Ornithobacterium rhinotracheale.
TTAGACACCTTATCTGTCTTGGGTATGCAAAATGCTGAAATCCAAATTAAATTAGAGCCAAGCACTGAATTTTCGCCATTTGGTAAAGAGAATTTAACACTGCTTTTCACCGCAAATAAAGGAACGGCACTGAAAACACTTGAAAAATCTGTTTCTGGGGGCGAGCGTTCAAGATTAATGCTTGCCGTGAAAAAGTCGCTTGCTTTGCACAAAACCCTTCCCACCTTGATTTTAGATGAAATTGATACGGGCGTGAGCGGAAAAATTGCAGGAGAAATGGGGAAAATTATGAAGCAAATGGGAGAAAATCTTCAAGTGATTAGCATTACACATTTGCCCCAGGTGGCGGCCCAAGGAAACACGCATTACAAGGTTTCAAAATCTGAAAAAGAGGGCATCACTCAGACTGAAATTCATATGCTGAATAATGATGAACGCCTAAATGAAATTGCTCAGATGATTAGCGGCTCAAATATTACGGAGGCCGCGATAGCACAGGCTAAGGCGTTACTTGCTTAAAGTCTACACTTGCAAAAAAAAACACAAGGAAAATTGAAAAAAACGAGGGATATGAAAAATTCTACCCCTCGTTTTATTTTTTATTTTTGAGTTAGTCGTAGGTCTACCCTTCTGTTTTTAGCCTTGCACTCATCGGTATCATTAGCAGGGCAGATTGGATGTTCTGGGCCATAACCTTCGGCGGCTAATCTATCTGCGGCAACGCCATCGGCTACTAAGGCACTAGCAACGGCTTCGGCACGCTGAGCAGAGATTTTTTGATTAGCTTCGGCAGAGCCAGTATTGTCGGTGTAGCCTCCAAATTTCACTTTGGCGTTAGGGTATGCTTTCAATATAGCGGCCAAATTACTAATTTGCTTTTTAGAGCTATCTTTTAAATTTGCGCTTCCTTTGGTAAAAGAAACCCCATCTAAGGTAATCCAGCCTTGGGCTTTATCCTCGCTTACTTGGAATGCCTCATCAGAGAGCATTTGGTATAATTTATTCTCCACAGAATGTTCGCCTACATTAATTTCTGTTCCGTTTGGCAATTTGATTGCTAAAAATTCTCCTACATTGTAAATGAAATTTCCATCTTCATCTAATAGAGCTTCTTCCACTTGCACGGTCTCTACCTCAGGGGTGGTGGCGGTTGCGTGTACTTGTTCTGCCTCTTCTGCTGGCAAAATAACCTTGTTGCCAGATGGGCGCTGGTTGCAGCTTGCAAACGAAATGAGCGCTGCTAGGGCTAAAATTGTTTTTTTCATACTTTATTGATTTTTAAAATTTATTGCGAAATTAATGAATATTTTTTCTACTAGGAGAGATTTAATAAATAATTTTTCAACTCTCCTATCGCAATGGCACGGTGGGAGATTTTATTTTTCTCCTCTGGGCTAATTTGCGCCATACTGAAATTTTGATTTTCGGGTTTAAATATGGGGTCGTAGCCAAAGCCATTTTCGCCTTGAATTTGGTGCAAAACTTCTCCGTTTACAATACCTTTAAATATCTTTTTTTCATTATTTATCAATAGACAAATCACGCATACAAAGGCTGCCTTTCGGTTAGTTTCGCCTTGCATTTGGCTTAAAACTTTATCTACATTATCCTTATCATTACCCGTGCCGGCATAGCGTGCGGAGTAAATACCTGGGGCGCCCCCAAGTGCCTCGATGGTGATTCCGGAGTCATCTGAAAATACATTAAGCCCCGTGGCATTGTGAATTGTTTCAGCTTTAATACAGGCATTTTCTTCAAAAGTTTTGCCCGTTTCCTCAATTTCATCGTGGAAGCCGATGTCCGTGAGCGAAAGAATTTCAAAGTCTGGAAGCATTTTTTGCACCTCCTCCACTTTATGCTGATTGTGGGTAGCAAATACTAATTTCATCTGTTTTTTAATAATTTTTCAGTTTTTTGGTGGAATAAATAGAGAGCCACAGCAACGCATATTACTGAGAATGATATTAATATAAAATTTGGTTCAAAGATATTCTCAGATGCATCATTTCCGAGAATGGAAACAAAGACTAGGCTTATCGTATTATTTAAAAAATGTATAAAAATACAAATCCATAAATCTTGTGTGCGCCAGTAAATGAAACCTAAAATTGCACCTAAAAATCCCGCAGCTAGGAATTGCCAAGGGTTGCCGTGCGCTAGGCCAAATAGTAGTGAAGTTAGGATAATGGAAATGTATGGGTTCTGCCTTGCATTGAGAAGCCCCCTTAACAATAAACCTCTGAAAATCAACTCCTCTAAGAGTGGCGCCAAAATGGAAACCGAGATGAATGCTGGAATGGGGTCTTTCAATATCGTGGTGAAAATTTCTTCCATTTCTTGGTATAATTCGGCTAAATACTCAGGGGAATCCGTAGGGACCAAATTGGCTAAATATTCCGATATTGGCAGTGAAAATAGGTAAATGATTATTGCCCAAATGAAATATTTTAAATGCTTAGGCTTGGCAAAAAAGCTAAATAATTGATTGAAGCTCAGCCCTAAAATAGCCGAAACAATGATTACTGCTGAGCCAAATCCTAATCCGAAATTTAATGCCATCAAAGCGCTTTCTGGAAGAGGATAAAAATGTTTTAGTAGAATGAATGGTAAACTTGCTACTTGGGTGATTAAAATAATTAAAAGGAATACGCCAACGGCGCTTAAATAATTTAGCTTATAAGTGTTTAGATTCTTAAAATTCATATGTTTTTTATTTAATCATGATGATAATTTTTGCCTTCGAGTATGGTGTAGGCACGGTAAATTTGCTCAGTAAAAAATAGCCTCACCATTTGGTGCGTAAAAGTGAGCTTGGAGAGCGAAAGGCTAGCATTGGCGCGCTGGTACATATTTTGGGAAAAACCATAAGGCCCTCCCACTACAAAAACCAAGTGCCCAACGGCTGCCATAATCTGAGTATCAATCCATTGAGCAAATTTCTTTGAGCTATATTCTTTGCCACGCTCATCTAGCAGCACCACACAATCCGCTGGTGATAGCTTGCTCAGAAACAGCTTCTCCTCCTCCATCTTTTGCTGCGCTTCATTGAGATTTTTTCTATTTTTAATATCCGGTAGCTCCACGCGCATATAATTAAAATGCCGAGGCAATCGCTTCTCATATTTTTCAATGAGCCTTACAATCTCCAAATCATCTGTTTTGCCCATACACAAAAGGGTAATCCTCATAGATGTGATTTTTTCTTTTCACAAATATAAGATTTAAACATTAAAGCTATCATAAAAATTAGCAAAAAATCTTCATTCATAAGTCCAAAATAAAAAATAATCGTACATTTATGGGAGTTTATTTTTAAATTTAAAATTCAACGCATATGAAGAAAACAATGGTACTGGCAGGGCTGGCTGCCTTAATGATGACCAGCTGTGTGAGCAAAAAAAAGTATAGCGATTTGCAATCAGAATTTGAGAAAGTATATGCAGCTCAGCAATCGGCTCAAAATCAATTAGTAAAATGTAATAGTGATAATGATTTGTTACGCGCTCAGTTACAGGGAAAAGATAGTAATTTAGCCTCTCTGCAAAATGCTTTGGAGCAATGTATGAGTACTCAAAAATCGGGGAATATTAACATTACAAGATTAATTGAGCAAATTGATAATTCTAATAAATACATTAGAAGACTAATTGATTCTAAGAGCAAGAGTGATTCACTTAATATGGTGCTTACCAATAATTTAACTCGCTCGCTCTCTCGTGAGGAATTAAGAGACATCGATGTTCAGGTGCAGAAAGGTGTAGTATTTATTTCGCTTTCAGACAATATGTTGTATAACTCTGGTAGCTATGAAGTAAACTCGCAGGCATACGATGTTTTATCTAAAATTGCAAAAATCATCAAAGACTACCCAGATTATGATGTCTTAGTAGAAGGTAACACAGATAACATTCCAATTTCTAAAACAAATATTAGAAACAACTGGGATTTAAGTGCCTTGCGTGCAGCCTCTGTGGTAAAAGTGTTGCAGGATAAATTTGGCGTAGACCCTAAACGAATGACTGCTGGTGGACGCGGCGAATACAACACTGTGGCAACCAACGGCACCGCAGAAGGTAGAGCTAAAAACAGAAGAACAGAAATCATTATTCTTCCTAATTTAGATCAATTTATGGAATTAATCGGGCAGGCACCAGCTAAGTAAAAATTTGCTTAGGCTTGAATGATAAAAATAGCAGGTCTTTTATGAAGGTCTGCTTTTTTTTGTCTCCATTTTTTGATGCTAGCAGAGAAAATTAATTCCGAAGGCAAAGTAATATCACAAGCCACGCATAACTGTGTATTTGGGTTAAGCGTAGAAATTAAATCCTCCAACATTTGATTATTTCTATACGGCGTTTCAATAAAGATTTCCGCACTTTTTTTGCGCAAGCTCTCCTGCTCCACTTGCTTTATAGCCACTCGGCGCTCTCTCTTATCAATCGGCAAATACCCGTGAAAGCTAAATGATTGACCATTAAAGCCTGAGGAAGCCAAAGCTAAAAATATAGATGATGGCCCCACCAAAGGAACTACCCTAATCCCTTCTCGGTGAGCTGCTTGCACTAGCATAGCACCAGGGTCTGCAATACCAGGCATTCCCGCCTCAGATAATATACCCACCGAGTGCCCTTCCCGCAAGGGTGATAACAGAGAAGGAATCTCTTGGGGTGGTGTATTTTTATTTAAAATTTCAATTTTAAGGTCAGCTTGCTTTTTTTTGGGAGCCACACTTTTAATAAACCTTCTAGCAGATTTTTCATTTTCCACACAAAAATGCCAAATAGCCTCTATAATGTGCAGATTATAAGGTGGTATTGATTGTGCTTGGGTGTCATCGCCTAGTAGCGTAGGGATTAAGTAAAGGCAAGGCTGATTATGCTCGCTCGCTGTCATACTTTTGGATAATGACATCTGTGGCTTTATCTAATAGCTCAAATACGCGTTCAAAATCCTCTTCCGTTCCATAATAAGGGTCTGGCACGCCTCTGTTAGCCCCTGGCTCTAAAAGATTTAGGATTAATTCAACCTTATATTGGTCCTTATTATTTCTGGCTAAATCCATTAGTTTATTGTAATTATCTGGGTCCATAGCATAAATTTCATCAAAGTTATCAAAATCGCTTTCCTGAAATTGTCTGCAAAAAATTCCCTCTGTGGATATATTATGCTTTTCAGCCACTAATCTAGCTCTCTTATCTGGGCGGTCGCCAATGTGGAAATCGCCAGTCCCAGCGGAATCTACCTTAATCTCTCTGTCCCCAATTTTGGCTCTTAAAATGGCTTCGGCTAGCGGGGAACGACAAATGTTGCCGAGGCATACCATAAGTATTGTTTTCATTATTCTGCTCCTATTTTTCGTTTAATGTCTTCTACATAAGATTTAAATCTTTTATCTGTATCTATAAGATTTTTAGCCGTTTTGCACGAATGTAGCACAGTAGCGTGGTCGCGCTTGCCAATTTGTTCGCCTATGCTAGCCAGTGAAGCATTGGTATACTGGCGCGCAAGATACATAGCCAAGTGCCTAATTTCCGCGATATCACTTTTGCGAGACTTTCCTTGAATAGTCTCAATCGGAACTTTAAAGTAATCACAAACTACTTTTTTGATATAATCGATTGTGATTTCTTTACGCTGATTCTTCACCAAACTAGCTAGCACACGCTCTGCCAATTCCAGCGTAATTTCTTTTCTAATTAAAAGAGACTGCGCAATTAGCGAATTAAGCGCCCCTTCCAGCTCGCGAATGTTTGTCTTAATATTTTCTGCGATGAAATTGGTTACTTCCTCTGAAAGCTCAATTCCGTTTTGCTCTAATTTACTATGTAAAATTCTTTTTCTAAGCTCAAAATCAGGTGTTT
It includes:
- a CDS encoding OmpA family protein, with protein sequence MKKTILALAALISFASCNQRPSGNKVILPAEEAEQVHATATTPEVETVQVEEALLDEDGNFIYNVGEFLAIKLPNGTEINVGEHSVENKLYQMLSDEAFQVSEDKAQGWITLDGVSFTKGSANLKDSSKKQISNLAAILKAYPNAKVKFGGYTDNTGSAEANQKISAQRAEAVASALVADGVAADRLAAEGYGPEHPICPANDTDECKAKNRRVDLRLTQK
- the rdgB gene encoding RdgB/HAM1 family non-canonical purine NTP pyrophosphatase yields the protein MKLVFATHNQHKVEEVQKMLPDFEILSLTDIGFHDEIEETGKTFEENACIKAETIHNATGLNVFSDDSGITIEALGGAPGIYSARYAGTGNDKDNVDKVLSQMQGETNRKAAFVCVICLLINNEKKIFKGIVNGEVLHQIQGENGFGYDPIFKPENQNFSMAQISPEEKNKISHRAIAIGELKNYLLNLS
- a CDS encoding CPBP family intramembrane glutamic endopeptidase, producing MNFKNLNTYKLNYLSAVGVFLLIILITQVASLPFILLKHFYPLPESALMALNFGLGFGSAVIIVSAILGLSFNQLFSFFAKPKHLKYFIWAIIIYLFSLPISEYLANLVPTDSPEYLAELYQEMEEIFTTILKDPIPAFISVSILAPLLEELIFRGLLLRGLLNARQNPYISIILTSLLFGLAHGNPWQFLAAGFLGAILGFIYWRTQDLWICIFIHFLNNTISLVFVSILGNDASENIFEPNFILISFSVICVAVALYLFHQKTEKLLKNR
- the rlmH gene encoding 23S rRNA (pseudouridine(1915)-N(3))-methyltransferase RlmH, giving the protein MRITLLCMGKTDDLEIVRLIEKYEKRLPRHFNYMRVELPDIKNRKNLNEAQQKMEEEKLFLSKLSPADCVVLLDERGKEYSSKKFAQWIDTQIMAAVGHLVFVVGGPYGFSQNMYQRANASLSLSKLTFTHQMVRLFFTEQIYRAYTILEGKNYHHD
- a CDS encoding OmpA family protein, with translation MKKTMVLAGLAALMMTSCVSKKKYSDLQSEFEKVYAAQQSAQNQLVKCNSDNDLLRAQLQGKDSNLASLQNALEQCMSTQKSGNINITRLIEQIDNSNKYIRRLIDSKSKSDSLNMVLTNNLTRSLSREELRDIDVQVQKGVVFISLSDNMLYNSGSYEVNSQAYDVLSKIAKIIKDYPDYDVLVEGNTDNIPISKTNIRNNWDLSALRAASVVKVLQDKFGVDPKRMTAGGRGEYNTVATNGTAEGRAKNRRTEIIILPNLDQFMELIGQAPAK
- a CDS encoding SAM-dependent methyltransferase, with product MTASEHNQPCLYLIPTLLGDDTQAQSIPPYNLHIIEAIWHFCVENEKSARRFIKSVAPKKKQADLKIEILNKNTPPQEIPSLLSPLREGHSVGILSEAGMPGIADPGAMLVQAAHREGIRVVPLVGPSSIFLALASSGFNGQSFSFHGYLPIDKRERRVAIKQVEQESLRKKSAEIFIETPYRNNQMLEDLISTLNPNTQLCVACDITLPSELIFSASIKKWRQKKADLHKRPAIFIIQA
- a CDS encoding low molecular weight protein-tyrosine-phosphatase: MKTILMVCLGNICRSPLAEAILRAKIGDREIKVDSAGTGDFHIGDRPDKRARLVAEKHNISTEGIFCRQFQESDFDNFDEIYAMDPDNYNKLMDLARNNKDQYKVELILNLLEPGANRGVPDPYYGTEEDFERVFELLDKATDVIIQKYDSERA